GCGAGGCCGACGCCGGCGCCGTTCTGACCATCGATCTCAAGGCGCTCGTGAAGAACTGGCGCACGCTCGCGGGCGAGGCTCCGGACGCAGAATGCGCCGCTGTCATCAAGGCTGATGCTTACGGCATTGGCCTGGAGCAGGCGGCGCGCGCGCTCTCGGCCGCGGGCTGCATGACGTTCTTCGTCGCTCACTTCAGCGAGGCCGAGCGCTTCCGGGCCGTCAACAACGCGGCAAGCCTTTACGTGCTCAACGGCCTCCTGCCGGGAACCGCCGCGCATTTCGCCGCCATAAATGCTCGGCCGGTCCTCGGCTCGCGCGAGGAAATCGAGGAATGGAGCGCCTATTGCACCAGCGTCGGCAGCAAGCTGCCGGCGGCGATCCATATCGATACCGGCATGAACAGGCTTGGCCTCAGGCTGGACAGCGCGACGAAGCTCGTCAGTGAGACCAGGCTGTTGGAAGCCTTCACGCCCTCGCTCGTGATGAGCCATCTGGTTTCTGCTGAAGTTCCTGCTCTGCCGATCAATACCAAGCAGATCAAGGCTTTCCAGGCGGCACGTGCCCTGTTTCCCGGTGTCCCGGCGTCTCTCTGCAATTCGTCGGGGA
This portion of the Chelatococcus sp. YT9 genome encodes:
- the alr gene encoding alanine racemase, with amino-acid sequence MTASALTNAAAVREADAGAVLTIDLKALVKNWRTLAGEAPDAECAAVIKADAYGIGLEQAARALSAAGCMTFFVAHFSEAERFRAVNNAASLYVLNGLLPGTAAHFAAINARPVLGSREEIEEWSAYCTSVGSKLPAAIHIDTGMNRLGLRLDSATKLVSETRLLEAFTPSLVMSHLVSAEVPALPINTKQIKAFQAARALFPGVPASLCNSSGIYLPERPHYDLLRPGYALYGGNPRPGRDNPMAPVVRLAAKIIQIRTVPDAETVGYSGHWTAEGRRRIATVSLGYADGFLRSLSGTNLKPGGEAVVGGVRCPIAGRISMDLVTLDISSLAEDAVKRGDYATFIGDGISIDEVGMRAGTIGYEILTSLGHRFARRYQGLED